The proteins below are encoded in one region of Holophagaceae bacterium:
- a CDS encoding radical SAM protein, with product MTMPVSYSEGFLVRIPFHMVWLATDTCNASCLHCSSSSSMRSPDELSTREICRVVDEMSDWGVVDLAVSGGEPLLRGDIFEVLQHIRLCGLSAGVGSNGGKLSPVQARKLGDSGINRFQVSLDGLEDQHDTLRRWPGLFQTAVKTIRQASEAGLRVHVCCTINKLNHLHLERFTKFVATLPVARLNLSRFVPTGRGTSQLDLSKDEWHTVVAQCIALRSAFQGRLDIVSHLAQQILVDSDLAELPGFIGCQAGIGQGCLTANGTILPCVLLPVPVGNIRDGSFREIWLNSPIINNLHDRARFDRKCSQCSVVSRCGGCRAVAYANTGDYLAADSRCWL from the coding sequence ATGACTATGCCTGTCTCTTACTCAGAAGGATTTCTTGTCCGGATCCCATTTCACATGGTCTGGCTCGCTACAGACACCTGCAATGCAAGTTGTCTTCATTGCTCATCCAGCTCGAGCATGCGCTCCCCAGATGAACTATCCACTCGTGAAATTTGCCGCGTGGTCGATGAAATGTCGGACTGGGGCGTCGTCGATCTCGCTGTATCGGGCGGTGAACCTCTTCTCCGTGGTGACATCTTTGAGGTGCTGCAGCACATCCGTCTCTGCGGTTTGAGCGCCGGTGTTGGTTCGAACGGAGGGAAACTTTCCCCTGTGCAAGCTCGCAAGTTGGGTGACTCAGGCATCAACCGTTTTCAAGTAAGTCTGGACGGATTGGAAGATCAACATGACACACTACGCCGCTGGCCGGGCCTGTTCCAAACCGCAGTGAAGACAATTCGACAAGCCTCTGAAGCTGGATTGCGAGTCCATGTGTGCTGCACAATCAACAAACTTAATCATCTTCACCTAGAACGTTTCACGAAATTCGTAGCTACGCTACCAGTCGCTCGTCTGAACTTATCTCGCTTCGTTCCGACTGGCAGAGGGACAAGCCAACTGGACCTGTCAAAGGACGAGTGGCATACCGTGGTCGCACAGTGTATTGCGCTGCGTTCTGCGTTTCAGGGTCGCCTCGATATCGTTTCACACCTCGCTCAACAGATACTCGTTGATTCAGATTTAGCAGAACTACCCGGATTCATCGGCTGCCAAGCTGGCATAGGGCAAGGTTGTCTTACCGCCAACGGCACGATATTGCCATGTGTCCTCCTTCCTGTCCCAGTAGGCAATATCCGAGACGGGTCGTTTCGTGAAATATGGCTTAATTCACCTATTATTAATAACTTACACGATAGAGCGCGCTTCGATAGGAAGTGTTCTCAATGTTCCGTTGTCAGTCGCTGCGGCGGGTGTCGCGCCGTCGCCTATGCAAATACAGGTGATTACTTGGCGGCGGACTCCCGCTGTTGGTTGTAG
- a CDS encoding SOS response-associated peptidase, with protein sequence MKQKADHEARLILDGEYRDRYNLAPTQEAVTIHRADVILAASIRRWGLIPSWAKDPSIGTKLVNARAETVTTKPSFRASFKRSRIVVPVSGFYEWAVIGGRKRAFCILPADDDLWMLAGLSESWQGPDGLVESFTIITTEANAAMAGLHDRMPVILGPGTWQSWLNPEAETDGLQVLLKPCPDSWLKIFEVGPTVGNVRNDGPELIRPLRPS encoded by the coding sequence ATGAAGCAGAAGGCGGACCATGAGGCCCGCCTGATCCTCGACGGCGAATATCGGGACCGCTATAACTTGGCTCCAACCCAAGAGGCCGTGACGATTCACCGGGCGGATGTGATTTTGGCTGCTTCCATACGGCGATGGGGACTGATCCCATCCTGGGCCAAGGATCCGAGCATTGGGACTAAGTTGGTCAATGCACGGGCCGAGACGGTCACGACCAAACCCAGTTTCCGCGCTTCCTTCAAGCGGTCTAGGATCGTGGTTCCAGTGAGTGGCTTCTATGAATGGGCCGTGATTGGTGGCCGAAAACGGGCCTTTTGCATCTTGCCCGCCGATGATGATCTATGGATGCTCGCGGGCTTGTCAGAATCCTGGCAGGGGCCTGACGGCCTGGTGGAATCGTTCACCATAATCACGACTGAGGCCAATGCTGCGATGGCTGGGCTGCACGACCGAATGCCGGTGATCCTAGGACCTGGGACCTGGCAATCCTGGTTGAACCCGGAGGCAGAAACCGATGGCCTTCAGGTCCTCCTAAAACCCTGCCCCGATAGTTGGCTCAAGATTTTCGAGGTCGGCCCCACCGTGGGCAACGTACGGAACGATGGACCTGAATTGATCCGCCCCTTGAGACCTAGCTGA
- the trpS gene encoding tryptophan--tRNA ligase gives MQRVLSGIQPSGSQHIGHLVGALDNFEKLQHGNEAFYMIVDWHALTSKYEAVEEIWPATEELTACFLATGLDPDKATIFIQSQVKEHAELHLLLSMITPLSWLERVPTYKEKLQNSVADLSSYGFLGYPLLMAADIILYKADKVPVGEDQLFHIELAREVLRRFNFMYRKEVFPEPAAVLTQTPKVPGLDGRKMSKSYANCIYLRDTDAEILEKCTRQMASDPARVKRTDPGNPEVCPVFEFHKLFSDDETVQMVNTECRRAGIGCFDCKKKVAEAMIRRIAPVREKIEDHLSRKDHLRDVLRIGSAKARLVAQATMAEVREAMQLPSL, from the coding sequence ATGCAGCGAGTCCTTTCCGGAATCCAGCCTTCCGGCTCCCAGCACATCGGCCACCTGGTCGGCGCGCTCGACAATTTCGAAAAGCTCCAGCACGGCAATGAAGCCTTCTATATGATCGTGGACTGGCACGCGCTCACGTCGAAGTACGAAGCCGTAGAAGAGATCTGGCCCGCCACCGAAGAGCTCACCGCCTGCTTCCTGGCCACAGGGCTGGATCCGGATAAGGCGACGATCTTCATCCAAAGCCAGGTGAAGGAGCACGCGGAACTGCACCTGCTGTTGAGCATGATCACGCCCCTCTCCTGGTTGGAGCGCGTACCGACCTACAAGGAGAAATTGCAGAATTCCGTGGCCGATCTCAGCAGCTACGGGTTTCTGGGTTATCCCCTGCTCATGGCGGCGGACATCATCCTCTACAAGGCCGACAAGGTGCCCGTGGGCGAGGATCAGCTCTTCCACATCGAGCTGGCGCGGGAGGTGCTGCGCCGCTTCAACTTCATGTACCGCAAGGAGGTCTTCCCAGAGCCCGCCGCCGTGCTCACCCAGACCCCCAAGGTGCCGGGCCTCGATGGCCGCAAGATGTCCAAGAGCTACGCCAACTGCATCTACCTGCGGGACACCGATGCGGAGATCCTGGAGAAATGTACCCGCCAGATGGCCAGCGATCCCGCCCGGGTGAAGCGCACGGATCCAGGCAATCCGGAGGTCTGCCCGGTCTTCGAATTCCATAAGCTCTTCAGCGACGATGAAACGGTCCAGATGGTCAACACCGAATGCCGGCGCGCCGGCATCGGCTGCTTCGACTGCAAGAAAAAAGTGGCCGAGGCCATGATCCGGCGGATCGCCCCGGTCCGCGAAAAGATCGAGGATCACCTCTCCCGCAAGGACCACCTGCGCGATGTCCTGCGCATCGGCAGCGCCAAGGCCCGCCTGGTGGCCCAGGCCACCATGGCCGAAGTGCGCGAAGCCATGCAGTTGCCCAGTCTGTGA
- a CDS encoding radical SAM protein: protein MALSRQLTTFKAPLYIAWEITHQCNAHCIHCYSNSGPEVCAAAELTTVEALGVVDQLADAGLLMLAFSGGEPMLRKDWPLLVKRAVVRGLGVNVGTNGSTVTSETAEQLRDLGIKSVTVSLDSDKAEVHDRIREFPGLFDRAINAIRLLVEHNVRVVIGFTPMRLNWQDGPRVIQLALSLGADAVNLSEYVPAGRGNVDLALSPPMLRDLLTQWIHLREYFEGQIQIIWHDCRVGMLVPEKDRRDYLGCGAGRLVARILPDGVMTPCVFLPTPMGSFLKSTFSEMWCGSSLAAQFRERKGHFKGNCGDCEYLESCGGCRAVAYAYSHGDPLAGDPHCWVKPEDSSPLPQLIDGEGLPI, encoded by the coding sequence ATGGCGCTCAGCCGTCAGCTCACAACTTTCAAAGCCCCTCTCTACATCGCCTGGGAAATCACTCACCAATGTAATGCCCACTGCATTCACTGTTACTCGAATTCCGGTCCTGAAGTCTGCGCGGCGGCTGAGTTAACCACAGTTGAGGCCCTTGGTGTCGTCGACCAACTGGCTGATGCAGGACTGCTTATGTTGGCCTTCTCTGGTGGAGAGCCGATGCTCCGAAAGGACTGGCCGCTCCTAGTGAAACGCGCAGTCGTCCGCGGACTAGGTGTAAATGTCGGGACGAATGGCTCGACAGTCACCTCCGAAACAGCGGAACAGTTGCGAGACCTCGGAATCAAGAGCGTCACCGTTAGTCTCGATAGCGACAAAGCCGAAGTCCACGATCGCATCCGCGAGTTTCCAGGTCTCTTTGACCGCGCGATTAACGCGATCCGGCTCCTGGTTGAGCACAATGTTCGTGTCGTAATTGGATTCACACCAATGCGGCTCAATTGGCAGGACGGACCTAGAGTGATTCAGCTCGCCCTTTCTCTGGGCGCTGACGCAGTCAACCTATCAGAATACGTGCCTGCCGGACGGGGCAACGTTGATCTAGCACTTTCACCGCCCATGCTGCGCGACCTGCTTACACAGTGGATTCACCTACGCGAATACTTCGAGGGTCAAATCCAGATCATCTGGCATGATTGCCGCGTTGGGATGTTAGTTCCGGAAAAAGACCGCCGAGATTATCTCGGCTGCGGGGCTGGACGCCTCGTTGCCCGCATTTTGCCCGATGGTGTGATGACTCCTTGTGTCTTCTTACCCACACCAATGGGTAGCTTCCTGAAGTCCACGTTCTCTGAAATGTGGTGTGGCTCTTCCTTGGCCGCTCAGTTTCGAGAGCGCAAAGGTCATTTCAAAGGTAACTGTGGAGATTGCGAATATTTGGAGAGCTGCGGGGGTTGCCGGGCGGTCGCTTACGCCTATAGCCATGGTGATCCCCTAGCAGGGGACCCGCATTGCTGGGTGAAACCCGAAGACTCGAGTCCCCTTCCGCAGCTCATCGATGGCGAAGGATTGCCGATATGA
- a CDS encoding SRPBCC family protein: MIIAQHTLETTATPENIWALWADVARYPEWDGGTEWARLDGGFKAGNHGELKPVGGRAAAFTITEMVEGRSFSDLIGLPFARLRFHHSMEPTGMGARLTHRIEVEGLLAWIWARRLGPAFRTDLPASMRKLARLAERPEGR, encoded by the coding sequence ATGATCATCGCGCAGCACACCCTTGAAACGACGGCCACACCCGAAAACATCTGGGCGCTATGGGCGGACGTGGCTCGCTACCCGGAGTGGGATGGCGGGACCGAATGGGCCAGGCTGGATGGTGGATTCAAGGCGGGCAACCACGGCGAACTGAAGCCGGTGGGCGGCCGGGCCGCAGCCTTCACCATCACCGAGATGGTGGAAGGGCGGTCCTTCTCCGACCTCATAGGGCTGCCCTTCGCCCGGCTGCGGTTCCACCACTCGATGGAACCGACCGGCATGGGCGCCCGCCTGACCCACCGCATCGAGGTGGAAGGCCTTCTCGCCTGGATCTGGGCACGCAGGTTGGGACCGGCGTTCCGGACGGACCTTCCGGCCTCCATGCGGAAACTGGCGCGGCTGGCCGAGCGGCCCGAAGGCCGCTGA
- a CDS encoding 3-hydroxybutyryl-CoA dehydrogenase: protein MSSVNTVGIVGCGLMGAGIAQIAAEAGFSVVVKEVDQPALDRGLVRIQNQWDRAVLKGKRSQQEADVFSAKLQGTLQWSALGDCELVIEAVPEILSLKLKMFAELDRVMAPSTLLCSNTSSISITELAAALGPDRQPFTAGLHFFNPVPAMPLVEIIRTVLSSADTVEALQDFVRRVGKTPVLAPDAPGFIVNRLLVPFLLDAIRSREQHLASTADIDAGMKLGCGHPMGPLHLSDFIGLDTIANVADVMFDALGEPRFKAPSLLKQLVAAGRLGRKSGSGFYRWEGEQRMEPASL from the coding sequence ATGAGCTCGGTCAACACGGTGGGCATCGTCGGATGCGGGCTCATGGGCGCAGGAATCGCGCAGATCGCGGCCGAAGCGGGTTTCAGCGTGGTGGTGAAAGAGGTCGACCAGCCTGCTCTGGACCGCGGCCTGGTCCGCATCCAGAACCAGTGGGACCGGGCCGTGCTGAAGGGCAAGCGCAGCCAGCAGGAGGCCGATGTCTTCAGCGCGAAGCTCCAGGGCACGCTGCAATGGAGCGCCCTGGGCGATTGCGAACTGGTCATCGAGGCGGTGCCTGAAATCCTGTCCCTGAAACTGAAGATGTTCGCCGAGCTGGACCGCGTCATGGCCCCTTCCACCCTGCTCTGCTCGAACACCTCATCCATCTCCATCACCGAGCTGGCCGCCGCCCTGGGGCCCGATCGCCAGCCGTTCACGGCGGGGCTGCATTTCTTCAACCCCGTGCCCGCCATGCCGCTGGTGGAGATCATCCGGACCGTGCTCAGCTCCGCCGACACGGTGGAAGCGCTCCAGGACTTCGTCCGGAGGGTGGGCAAGACCCCGGTGCTGGCGCCGGATGCGCCGGGCTTCATCGTCAACCGCCTGCTGGTGCCCTTCCTGTTGGACGCCATCCGCTCCCGCGAGCAGCATCTCGCGAGCACCGCCGACATCGACGCGGGCATGAAATTGGGCTGCGGCCACCCCATGGGCCCGCTGCATCTGTCGGACTTCATCGGGCTGGACACCATCGCGAATGTGGCGGATGTGATGTTCGACGCCCTGGGAGAGCCTCGCTTCAAGGCGCCTTCGCTGCTCAAACAGCTCGTGGCGGCGGGGCGCCTGGGACGCAAGAGCGGCTCGGGCTTCTACCGCTGGGAAGGCGAGCAGCGCATGGAGCCCGCCTCGTTGTAG
- a CDS encoding site-2 protease family protein — protein MTLSGARLSETFSLPTVLVTYVALLFALSVHEASHATMAYYLGDDTAKRMGRMTLNPIAHMDLLGTLILPLLGMLTGWRVLGWAKPVPVDPRNLTRHMRARVGMAAVAAAGPLSNLLQSLIFIPILAILIRNLPGAVEAERMKIFQAAMFLPVDAFTGGSLSNLQVFGLTLLGRLVIINVALALFNLLPVGPLDGSNIIRGFLPVEWLAKYDRAQPAISIALLVMFLFGFIGIILGPLFFLAETFYLNPTARFFLGV, from the coding sequence ATGACATTATCTGGAGCCAGATTGTCCGAAACATTTTCACTGCCTACGGTCCTTGTCACCTACGTGGCGCTGCTCTTTGCCCTGAGCGTCCACGAGGCTTCCCACGCCACCATGGCCTACTACCTGGGGGACGATACCGCCAAGCGGATGGGCCGGATGACCTTGAATCCAATCGCGCACATGGACCTTCTCGGCACCCTCATCCTTCCGCTGTTGGGAATGCTCACGGGCTGGCGGGTGCTGGGCTGGGCCAAGCCTGTCCCTGTCGACCCCAGGAACCTGACGCGCCACATGCGGGCCAGGGTGGGCATGGCCGCAGTCGCGGCCGCCGGGCCTCTGTCCAACTTATTGCAGTCCCTCATCTTCATCCCGATTCTCGCGATCCTCATCCGGAACCTCCCCGGCGCGGTCGAGGCAGAGCGGATGAAAATTTTTCAGGCAGCCATGTTCCTGCCCGTGGATGCCTTCACCGGCGGCAGCCTCAGCAACCTCCAGGTGTTCGGCCTGACCCTCCTGGGCCGCCTCGTGATCATCAACGTGGCCTTGGCCCTCTTCAACCTGCTGCCGGTCGGTCCCCTGGACGGCTCCAACATCATCCGCGGGTTCCTGCCTGTGGAGTGGCTGGCCAAGTATGATCGGGCCCAGCCCGCCATCTCCATCGCCCTCCTGGTGATGTTCCTGTTCGGGTTCATCGGCATCATCCTGGGGCCGCTCTTCTTCCTGGCCGAAACCTTCTATCTGAATCCTACGGCCCGGTTCTTCCTCGGAGTTTGA
- a CDS encoding PqqD family protein: MEHMINPSDILVRSSCCVVRDQESGKLVYNPHTDELHLVPPTGFLAIELCDGLKTAGEIATGLASAFDIPPEEVRVALLSFFGKLVDRGILQIYERET, from the coding sequence ATGGAGCACATGATTAATCCCAGTGATATTTTAGTTCGTTCTAGCTGTTGTGTAGTGCGCGACCAAGAATCCGGAAAGCTTGTATATAACCCGCACACAGATGAACTGCACCTCGTGCCCCCAACCGGGTTCCTCGCAATTGAATTGTGTGATGGACTGAAAACGGCCGGAGAGATCGCGACCGGCTTGGCTTCTGCTTTCGATATCCCCCCGGAAGAGGTGCGGGTCGCGCTACTTTCCTTCTTTGGCAAACTCGTCGACCGAGGAATCCTCCAAATTTATGAGCGCGAAACATGA
- a CDS encoding nuclear transport factor 2 family protein, with protein sequence MTEAEKKANEKLVDDYFQAIKDLRAGDPSSVEQLVGMWDEDGVFEFAGSPPITGIFRGRMAIHTLYKNRLLASGMPVRLKATGKRADQAAALGVVATEVDRRKTMESKIVAGWTTTIGTQDGRGFRVSGSHSFQFKDGKISALKVVVSPQPEATKDLRLEGLSVEDIGRLALAAWPVV encoded by the coding sequence ATGACTGAGGCTGAAAAGAAAGCGAACGAGAAGTTGGTTGATGACTACTTCCAAGCAATCAAGGATCTAAGAGCGGGCGACCCTAGCTCTGTTGAGCAGTTGGTAGGTATGTGGGACGAGGATGGTGTTTTTGAATTCGCCGGATCTCCCCCGATTACTGGCATCTTCCGTGGTCGAATGGCGATCCATACTTTGTATAAGAACCGACTTCTCGCGAGCGGTATGCCCGTGCGATTAAAAGCAACAGGCAAGAGGGCGGACCAAGCCGCTGCCTTGGGTGTTGTGGCCACCGAGGTCGATCGCAGAAAGACGATGGAAAGCAAGATCGTAGCTGGCTGGACGACCACGATTGGTACGCAGGATGGCCGGGGTTTCCGGGTCTCCGGTAGCCACAGTTTTCAGTTCAAAGACGGCAAGATCTCTGCGCTAAAGGTGGTCGTTTCTCCTCAACCCGAGGCCACTAAGGATCTGCGGTTGGAAGGCCTCAGTGTCGAGGACATCGGGCGTCTCGCCCTCGCCGCTTGGCCCGTTGTCTAA
- a CDS encoding aldehyde dehydrogenase family protein produces the protein MILKPNAPEAAHAGKTIQGFNYINGKEVEGVGHIESRSAVDDRDLVGVFPDSGEQDVENAAKAAAKAFKTWSATPSPIRGAVIQRIGQILADQKDKLAHVITREIGKTPREAAGEVQEAIDTCTFFTSEGRRLYGQTVPSEMAHKELYTYRRPIGVCGILAANNFPMAVPSWKIIPAILCGNTVVWKPSDDAPTIAYLFLKAMQDAGVPEGVVNTVNGKGRAGCGKHFLAGIDKGYYQKFSFTGSTQVGRTIGEMCGRNLMIPSLELGGKNPMIIMPDCDMDNAVRGALWGAFGTAGQRCTSLANIIVHEACAVEFKQAFMDGLAKLEIGNPITHPEVTYGPMINARFAKGFEEHWAEGAKDKGAKRLSGGAQWTDANRTAVVKGDISHGIYMQPTVWDDVTADMWLFQNEVFGPTVNISTVKDFDQAMDYANGTPYGLSSSLYTENRHWVERFKREIKAGMSSINNTTSGAEAHMPFGGNGWSGNGTRESGIWVIDSYTKWHAVNDDASGKLQLAQIETNYGAAAAEPTDWASL, from the coding sequence ATGATTCTCAAACCCAACGCCCCCGAAGCTGCCCACGCCGGGAAAACGATCCAGGGCTTCAACTACATCAATGGCAAGGAGGTCGAGGGGGTCGGCCACATCGAATCCCGCTCCGCCGTGGATGACCGCGATCTCGTGGGTGTCTTCCCGGACAGCGGCGAACAGGATGTGGAAAATGCCGCCAAGGCGGCCGCGAAGGCCTTCAAGACCTGGTCCGCGACCCCATCCCCGATCCGCGGCGCGGTGATCCAGCGCATCGGCCAAATCCTCGCCGACCAGAAGGACAAACTGGCCCACGTCATCACCCGCGAGATCGGCAAGACCCCGCGGGAAGCCGCGGGCGAAGTGCAGGAGGCCATCGACACCTGCACCTTTTTCACCTCCGAAGGCCGCCGGCTGTACGGCCAGACCGTGCCCTCCGAGATGGCTCACAAGGAGCTCTACACCTACCGCCGGCCCATCGGCGTGTGCGGCATCCTGGCCGCCAACAACTTCCCCATGGCCGTGCCCTCCTGGAAGATCATCCCCGCGATCCTCTGCGGCAACACCGTGGTGTGGAAGCCCAGCGACGACGCGCCGACCATCGCCTACCTCTTCCTGAAAGCCATGCAGGACGCGGGCGTCCCCGAAGGCGTCGTGAACACCGTGAACGGCAAGGGCCGCGCGGGCTGCGGCAAACATTTCCTGGCGGGCATCGACAAGGGCTACTACCAGAAGTTCAGTTTCACGGGCTCAACCCAGGTGGGCCGCACCATCGGCGAAATGTGCGGGCGCAATCTGATGATCCCGAGCCTGGAGCTGGGCGGGAAGAATCCCATGATCATCATGCCGGACTGCGACATGGACAACGCCGTGCGCGGAGCGCTGTGGGGCGCCTTCGGCACCGCAGGCCAGCGCTGCACCAGCCTCGCCAACATCATCGTGCACGAGGCCTGCGCAGTTGAATTCAAGCAGGCTTTCATGGACGGGCTCGCCAAACTGGAGATCGGCAACCCCATCACGCACCCTGAAGTGACCTACGGTCCCATGATCAACGCGCGCTTCGCCAAGGGCTTCGAGGAGCACTGGGCGGAGGGCGCCAAGGACAAGGGCGCCAAGCGCTTGAGCGGCGGCGCGCAATGGACCGACGCCAACCGCACCGCGGTCGTGAAGGGCGACATCAGCCACGGCATCTACATGCAGCCCACCGTGTGGGACGACGTCACCGCCGATATGTGGTTGTTCCAGAACGAGGTCTTTGGACCCACGGTCAACATCTCCACGGTGAAGGACTTCGACCAGGCCATGGACTACGCCAACGGCACGCCCTACGGCCTGTCCAGCTCGCTCTACACCGAGAACCGCCACTGGGTGGAGCGCTTCAAGCGCGAGATCAAGGCGGGCATGAGCTCCATCAACAACACCACATCAGGCGCCGAGGCCCACATGCCCTTCGGCGGCAACGGCTGGAGCGGCAACGGCACCCGCGAAAGCGGCATCTGGGTCATCGACTCCTACACCAAGTGGCACGCCGTGAACGACGACGCCAGCGGCAAGCTGCAGCTCGCGCAGATCGAAACCAACTATGGTGCTGCTGCCGCGGAACCGACGGATTGGGCCTCGCTCTGA
- a CDS encoding cytochrome-c peroxidase, whose product MKTSLLLPTLLSVVLLSACGGRQEDRASEDGLLRSKLEKAGVRALQTPAQAPQKVALGKALMFDKILSGNMDISCATCHHPAAHTADALSVSIGTGGAGLGANRENGPGRNFIPRNAPEVFNRGAGDFNVLFWDGRVSGTAQTGLTTPAGPKLLPGLENALAAQAMFPVTSRDEMRGSAGETRVDGQPNELAALADSDFSGIWNGLMARLMAIPEYVRLFSAAYPAVPQAQWGFQHASNAIGAFEASVWAMADSPFDRYVAGDSTTLSAAQKRGAALFYGKALCSECHSGPSMTDLKFHNLAMPQVGPGKGAESPLDFGRGRETGLAPDRFKFRTPPLRNVALTGPWTHAGGYASLKAVVRHHLNPRQSLQTYDPNQLPSRFASQVRNQDIIQAGVFNTLDPIVAAPLALSEAEVGDLVEFLHSLTDPGALDQSGEVPSSVPSGLPVPD is encoded by the coding sequence ATGAAGACATCCCTACTGCTGCCTACACTGCTTTCCGTGGTCCTGTTGTCGGCCTGCGGCGGCCGCCAGGAAGACCGCGCCTCCGAAGATGGGCTGCTCCGCTCCAAGCTGGAGAAGGCCGGGGTCCGGGCCCTCCAGACGCCCGCCCAGGCTCCGCAAAAAGTCGCTTTGGGGAAGGCCCTGATGTTCGACAAGATCCTGAGCGGCAACATGGACATCTCCTGCGCCACTTGCCATCACCCGGCCGCGCACACCGCGGACGCGCTCAGCGTCTCCATCGGCACCGGCGGCGCCGGGCTGGGGGCGAACCGGGAAAATGGACCCGGCCGGAATTTCATTCCCCGTAATGCGCCCGAGGTGTTCAACCGCGGCGCCGGCGATTTCAACGTCCTCTTCTGGGATGGCCGGGTCAGCGGCACCGCCCAAACCGGTTTGACCACGCCGGCGGGCCCAAAGCTTCTGCCGGGACTGGAAAATGCGCTGGCAGCCCAGGCGATGTTCCCGGTCACTTCCCGCGACGAGATGCGGGGCAGCGCGGGAGAGACCCGGGTGGACGGCCAGCCCAACGAACTGGCGGCCCTGGCCGACAGCGATTTCTCCGGGATCTGGAATGGCCTGATGGCGCGTCTGATGGCCATACCGGAATATGTCCGGCTGTTCTCGGCCGCCTATCCGGCTGTGCCCCAAGCCCAGTGGGGATTCCAACATGCCTCCAACGCCATCGGAGCCTTCGAAGCCAGCGTCTGGGCGATGGCGGATAGCCCGTTCGACCGCTATGTGGCCGGGGATTCCACCACCCTCTCCGCGGCCCAAAAACGCGGCGCGGCGTTGTTCTATGGGAAAGCGCTCTGTTCCGAATGCCACTCGGGCCCCTCGATGACCGACCTGAAATTCCACAACCTCGCGATGCCCCAGGTCGGCCCCGGCAAGGGGGCGGAATCCCCCCTGGACTTTGGCCGGGGGCGCGAAACGGGCCTGGCCCCGGACCGTTTCAAATTCCGCACTCCCCCATTGCGGAACGTCGCCCTGACCGGTCCCTGGACCCACGCCGGAGGGTATGCCTCCCTCAAAGCCGTGGTCAGGCATCATCTCAATCCAAGGCAGTCGCTCCAGACCTACGATCCGAATCAACTGCCCTCCCGCTTCGCCAGCCAGGTGCGCAACCAGGACATCATCCAGGCAGGGGTGTTCAACACCTTGGATCCCATCGTGGCGGCGCCGCTGGCCCTTTCGGAGGCGGAAGTCGGCGACCTGGTGGAGTTCCTCCACTCCCTGACGGATCCCGGCGCGCTCGACCAGAGCGGAGAAGTCCCGTCCTCGGTTCCCAGCGGCCTGCCCGTGCCGGACTGA